A region of Notolabrus celidotus isolate fNotCel1 chromosome 4, fNotCel1.pri, whole genome shotgun sequence DNA encodes the following proteins:
- the LOC117811889 gene encoding alpha-2A adrenergic receptor-like — translation MGCLNLTNRNETLHNWHPYTVQISVAVTILVVILFLLIIFGNVMVVISVMTSRALRAPQNLFLVSLACADILVATSVMPFSLANELMGYWVFGKVWCEIYLALDVLFCTSSIVHLCAISLDRYWSVTQAIEYNLRRTPRRIKCKIFIVWVLAAIISFPPLITMIKDEGRKESPECKINEEKWYIIFSSTASFFAPCVIMIMVYVRIYQVAKRRTRAPPGERHNKYGNTERRDGEEEVNGQEVEEEPSSSDGNETMLCSMKRKKGIMTTKGAQVKPGQASPKPEAPQCVKASKWKGRQYRERRFTFVLAVVMGVFVLCWFPFFFTYSLTAVCDTCCVPETLFKMFFWFGYCNSSLNPIIYTVFNNDFRRSFKKILCKRERRVQ, via the coding sequence ATGGGCTGTCTTAACCTCACCAACAGAAATGAGACTTTGCACAATTGGCACCCTTATACTGTGCAGATCTCAGTGGCTGTAACAATTCTTGTAGTTATCCTCTTCCTCTTAATTATATTTGGCAATGTCATGGTGGTGATTTCTGTAATGACAAGCAGAGCCCTGAGGGCACCTCAGAACTTGTTTTTGGTGTCTCTGGCATGTGCAGACATCCTGGTGGCCACCTCAGTGATGCCATTCTCCTTAGCGAATGAACTGATGGGCTACTGGGTTTTTGGTAAAGTGTGGTGTGAAATCTACCTGGCGCTGGATGTCCTCTTCTGCACCTCATCCATCGTCCACCTGTGTGCCATCAGCCTGGACAGATACTGGTCTGTCACTCAAGCCATCGAGTACAACCTGAGAAGGACACCGCGCAGGATTAAATGTAAGATCTTCATCGTTTGGGTGCTGGCGGCCATCATATCATTCCCTCCGCTGATCACAATGATAAAGGACGAGGGTAGAAAGGAAAGCCCTGAATGCAAAATTAATGAGGAGAAGTGGTACATCATCTTCTCCAGCACTGCCTCTTTCTTTGCACCCTGCGTCATCATGATCATGGTTTATGTCAGAATCTACCAGGTCGCCAAAAGACGAACAAGAGCCCCACCGGGAGAAAGACACAACAAGTAtggcaacacagagagaagagatggagaggaggaggtcaaCGGGCAAGAGGTGGAGGAAGAACCCTCCTCGTCTGACGGCAATGAAACGATGCTTTGTTctatgaagaggaagaagggcATCATGACAACCAAAGGGGCTCAGGTGAAGCCGGGACAAGCCTCTCCGAAGCCCGAGGCGCCGCAGTGTGTGAAAGCGAGCAAGTGGAAGGGGAGGCAGTACAGAGAGAGGCGCTTCACGTTTGTTCTGGCTGTGGTTATGGGAGTGTTTGTTCTCTGCTGGTTCCCTTTTTTCTTCACATACTCACTCACTGCTGTGTGTGACACCTGCTGTGTGCCAGAGacactgtttaaaatgtttttctggTTTGGTTACTGCAACAGCTCGCTAAACCCTATAATATATACTGTGTTCAATAATGACTTCAGGAGGTCCTTTAAGAAGATACTGTgtaagagggaaagaagagttcAATGA